A stretch of Amycolatopsis balhimycina FH 1894 DNA encodes these proteins:
- a CDS encoding winged helix DNA-binding domain-containing protein has protein sequence MQTLSRRALNRAMLERQLLLSHAKMSAFDAVEHLAGLQAQAPFPPYYALWARLASFQPSDLASLLENRQVVRIALMRGTVHLVTAADALAWRPVVQGLYDRDLKQNALHAHELAGLDHDAIAEAARKLLLRGPMPGIALGAELTQRWPDVPKASLTHLARARLPLVQTPPRAIWGKAGQTTYACLDEWVGASLSPPSPASLISRYLRAFGPASVADVQTWAGITRLGEVAASMELRRYRDPDGRELLDLPELTVPGEDVPTPPRLLGPFDQTILSYADRTRVISDDYRKRVISQNGLVKGTLLVGGYVRGFWELKKDRKAATVELSPLEKLPKKELAALESAAGRLVSWAEPAAETREVRVLPVD, from the coding sequence GTGCAGACCTTGAGCCGAAGGGCCCTGAACCGCGCGATGCTGGAGCGCCAGCTGCTGCTGAGCCACGCGAAGATGTCCGCCTTCGACGCGGTGGAGCACCTGGCCGGGCTCCAGGCACAGGCGCCGTTCCCGCCGTACTACGCGCTGTGGGCGCGGTTGGCGTCGTTCCAGCCGTCGGATCTGGCGTCGTTGCTCGAGAACCGGCAGGTGGTGCGGATCGCGCTGATGCGCGGCACGGTCCACCTGGTGACGGCGGCGGACGCGCTGGCGTGGCGCCCGGTGGTGCAGGGACTGTACGACCGCGACCTCAAGCAGAACGCGCTGCACGCCCACGAGCTGGCCGGGCTGGACCACGACGCGATCGCCGAAGCGGCGCGGAAACTGCTTCTCCGCGGGCCGATGCCGGGTATCGCGCTGGGCGCCGAGCTGACGCAGCGCTGGCCGGACGTCCCGAAGGCATCGTTGACGCACCTCGCCCGGGCCCGGCTGCCGCTGGTGCAGACCCCGCCCCGGGCGATCTGGGGCAAAGCCGGGCAGACGACGTACGCGTGCCTGGACGAGTGGGTGGGCGCGTCGCTCTCGCCGCCTTCGCCCGCTTCGCTGATTTCGCGGTACCTACGAGCCTTCGGGCCGGCGTCGGTGGCGGACGTCCAGACGTGGGCGGGCATCACCCGGCTGGGCGAGGTGGCGGCTTCGATGGAGTTGCGCCGCTACCGCGACCCGGACGGCCGGGAGCTGCTGGACCTGCCGGAGCTGACGGTGCCCGGCGAGGACGTCCCGACCCCGCCGCGGCTGCTGGGGCCGTTCGACCAGACGATCCTGTCGTACGCGGACCGCACCCGGGTGATCTCCGACGACTACCGGAAGCGGGTGATCTCGCAGAACGGCCTGGTCAAGGGGACGCTGCTGGTGGGCGGGTACGTGCGCGGCTTCTGGGAGCTGAAGAAAGACCGCAAGGCGGCGACGGTGGAGCTGTCGCCGTTAGAGAAGCTGCCGAAGAAGGAGCTGGCGGCGCTGGAGAGCGCGGCCGGGCGGCTGGTCAGCTGGGCGGAGCCGGCTGCGGAGACCCGGGAGGTCCGGGTGCTGCCGGTGGACTGA
- a CDS encoding chitinase, translated as MVPKARFALLSLLSVVALCLGVTFVLAGSASAANILANPGFEAGTTGWTCTATPSVVSSPVHSGSRALNVAPTSSDNAQCSQTLTVSPNTAYQLSAWVQGSYVYLGVSGSATTSTWTPGTSGYQQLSLSFTTGSSTSLTVYLHGWYAQPAYYADDVSLDGPGTPPSTTPTTPTTPPTTTTTPPTTTTPPPTQGDLPKHVLTGYWQNFYNGAKALKLADVPTKYNVIAVSFADATGTPGAVSFTLDSGLSSQLGGYTDAQFKADVRTVQARGQKVIISVGGQNGTISVTDSSSATNFATSVKSLIANYGFDGVDIDLENGINATYMGQALRSIYNGGGKVITMAPQTIDMQSTAGGYFQLALNIKDILTIVNMQYYNSGSMNGCNGNVYSQGTVDFLTALACIQLQGGLRADQVGLGLPASSQAAGGGYQAPSNTVSALNCLARGTSCGSFKPSATYPSIRGAMTWSINWDASQGYAFANAVSAGLAGLP; from the coding sequence ATGGTCCCCAAGGCTCGCTTCGCCCTGTTGTCGTTACTATCCGTGGTTGCACTCTGTCTCGGTGTGACCTTCGTGCTCGCCGGCAGCGCTTCGGCGGCGAACATCCTGGCCAACCCCGGCTTCGAGGCCGGCACCACGGGCTGGACGTGCACCGCCACGCCGTCCGTGGTGAGCAGCCCCGTGCACAGCGGGAGCCGCGCCCTGAACGTGGCGCCGACGTCGTCGGACAACGCGCAGTGCTCGCAGACGCTCACCGTCTCGCCGAACACGGCGTACCAGCTGTCGGCCTGGGTCCAGGGCAGCTACGTCTACCTGGGCGTTTCCGGCTCGGCGACGACCAGCACGTGGACGCCCGGCACCAGCGGCTACCAGCAGCTGTCGCTGAGCTTCACCACCGGCTCGAGCACGTCGCTGACGGTGTACCTGCACGGCTGGTACGCCCAGCCGGCGTACTACGCCGACGACGTCAGCCTCGACGGCCCGGGCACCCCGCCCTCGACGACGCCGACCACGCCCACCACCCCGCCGACGACCACCACGACCCCGCCGACGACGACCACGCCGCCGCCGACCCAGGGTGACCTGCCGAAACACGTCCTGACCGGCTACTGGCAGAACTTCTACAACGGCGCCAAGGCGCTGAAGCTGGCGGACGTGCCCACGAAGTACAACGTCATCGCGGTGTCGTTCGCGGACGCCACCGGTACGCCCGGCGCAGTGAGCTTCACGCTCGACTCGGGCCTGTCTTCGCAGCTCGGCGGCTACACCGACGCGCAGTTCAAGGCCGACGTCAGGACGGTCCAGGCGCGCGGCCAGAAGGTGATCATCTCGGTCGGCGGCCAGAACGGCACGATCAGCGTCACGGACTCTTCGTCGGCCACCAACTTCGCCACCAGCGTGAAGTCGCTGATCGCGAACTACGGCTTCGACGGCGTCGACATCGACCTGGAGAACGGCATCAACGCCACGTACATGGGCCAGGCGCTGCGGAGCATCTACAACGGCGGCGGCAAGGTGATCACGATGGCGCCGCAGACGATCGACATGCAATCCACGGCCGGCGGCTACTTCCAGCTCGCGCTGAACATCAAGGACATCCTGACGATCGTCAACATGCAGTACTACAACTCCGGTTCGATGAACGGCTGCAACGGCAACGTCTACTCGCAGGGCACGGTCGACTTCCTGACGGCGCTGGCCTGCATCCAGCTGCAGGGCGGCCTGCGGGCGGACCAGGTGGGCCTCGGCCTGCCGGCCTCGTCCCAGGCGGCCGGCGGCGGCTATCAGGCGCCGTCGAACACGGTGTCGGCGCTGAACTGCCTGGCCCGCGGAACGTCGTGCGGCAGCTTCAAGCCGTCGGCGACGTACCCGTCGATCCGCGGCGCGATGACGTGGTCGATCAACTGGGACGCGTCGCAGGGGTACGCGTTCGCCAACGCGGTCTCGGCCGGGCTCGCCGGCCTGCCCTGA
- a CDS encoding flavin-containing monooxygenase yields MSSSAKGPSVLIVGTGFGGIGTAIELKRAGFGDFTILERADGPGGVWRDNTYPGAACDIPSPLYSFSFEPNPRWPKRFSHQPDILAYLRRVIAKHGLEPHIRYGAEVTGAAFDEGTGTWRVATKNGETFEADVFVPAVGQLSRPVLPDIPGRERFAGDAFHSAQWDHGAELAGKRVAVVGTGASAIQFVPELQKRAKHVTVFQRTPPYIMAKSDPSYRRWQHWLFEHLPPTQLPGRLRIFLLAEYATYAMTRHPLLAKVFELRTAQLRRRHLKDPELRAKLKPAYPLGCKRILFSNDYLPTLAQPNVDVETRRIREITPNGVRVEDGTELEADVLVYGTGFAATDFLGRIEVRGLGGRSLRDAWSGGARAYLGITVPGFPNLFCVYGPNTNLGAGSIIYMIERQARYVRQAVEQLARPGVSSLDVRPEVEQRYDAEVQARLGHSVWSACTSWYRQADGRVTTNWPGLVTEYDRRTRRLDVADYRVA; encoded by the coding sequence ATGAGTAGTTCGGCGAAGGGCCCCTCGGTGCTGATCGTGGGCACCGGGTTCGGCGGCATCGGGACGGCGATCGAGCTGAAGCGCGCCGGGTTCGGCGACTTCACGATCCTGGAGCGCGCCGACGGGCCCGGTGGGGTCTGGCGGGACAACACCTACCCCGGAGCCGCGTGTGACATCCCGTCGCCGCTCTACTCGTTCTCCTTCGAGCCGAACCCGCGCTGGCCGAAGCGGTTCTCGCACCAGCCCGACATCCTGGCCTACCTGCGGCGCGTCATCGCGAAGCACGGTCTCGAGCCGCACATCCGGTACGGCGCCGAGGTCACCGGGGCCGCGTTCGACGAGGGCACCGGCACCTGGCGGGTCGCCACCAAGAACGGCGAGACGTTCGAGGCCGACGTCTTCGTCCCCGCGGTCGGCCAGCTGTCCAGGCCGGTCCTGCCCGACATCCCGGGCCGTGAGCGCTTCGCGGGCGACGCCTTCCACTCGGCACAGTGGGACCACGGCGCCGAGCTGGCCGGGAAGCGCGTCGCCGTCGTCGGGACCGGGGCCAGCGCCATCCAATTCGTGCCCGAGCTGCAGAAGCGCGCGAAACACGTCACGGTCTTCCAGCGCACGCCGCCGTACATCATGGCGAAGTCCGATCCGAGCTACCGGCGGTGGCAGCACTGGCTGTTCGAGCACCTGCCGCCCACGCAGCTGCCCGGCCGCCTGCGGATCTTCCTGCTGGCCGAGTACGCGACGTACGCGATGACGCGCCACCCGCTGCTGGCCAAGGTGTTCGAGCTGCGGACCGCGCAGCTCCGGCGCCGCCACCTCAAGGATCCGGAGCTGCGGGCGAAGCTGAAGCCGGCGTATCCGCTGGGCTGCAAGCGGATCCTCTTCAGCAACGACTACCTGCCCACGCTCGCCCAGCCGAACGTCGACGTCGAGACGCGCCGGATCCGCGAAATCACCCCGAACGGCGTGCGGGTCGAGGACGGGACCGAGCTCGAGGCGGACGTCCTGGTGTACGGCACCGGCTTCGCCGCGACGGACTTCCTCGGCCGGATCGAGGTGCGCGGCCTGGGCGGCCGGTCGCTGCGGGACGCCTGGTCCGGCGGCGCGCGGGCGTACCTGGGCATCACCGTGCCCGGCTTCCCGAACCTGTTCTGCGTCTACGGGCCGAACACGAACCTCGGCGCCGGCTCCATCATCTACATGATCGAACGCCAGGCCCGCTACGTCCGGCAGGCGGTGGAGCAGCTCGCCCGGCCCGGAGTGTCCTCTTTGGACGTCCGGCCGGAGGTCGAACAGCGCTACGACGCCGAGGTGCAGGCACGGCTGGGCCACAGCGTCTGGAGCGCCTGCACGAGCTGGTACCGCCAGGCCGACGGCCGCGTGACGACCAACTGGCCGGGCCTGGTCACCGAGTACGACCGCCGGACCCGGCGGCTCGACGTCGCGGACTACCGGGTGGCGTGA
- a CDS encoding VOC family protein translates to MGERGRPRHPDRLTPAEWRVVDAVRHGLTNREIARRRGTSQDAVKFHVGNAVRKLGLTGRAELRAWRGAPADSALAGRTREEAAVLGPIGQVSRTVADLGRAKVFYGDVLGLSHLYTFGDLAFFDCDGIRLFLTAGEPKGAESVLYFRVPDIDAVYDELRSRGVEFLGAPHLIFRHESGAEEWMAFFTDPDGHPTAIMSQVPPR, encoded by the coding sequence GTGGGCGAGCGCGGCAGGCCACGGCACCCGGACCGGCTGACCCCCGCCGAGTGGCGGGTGGTCGACGCGGTCCGCCACGGCCTGACCAACCGCGAGATCGCGCGGCGGCGCGGCACCAGCCAGGACGCCGTCAAGTTCCACGTCGGCAACGCCGTCCGCAAGCTCGGCCTCACCGGGCGGGCCGAGCTGCGCGCCTGGCGCGGCGCCCCGGCGGACAGCGCGCTCGCCGGCCGGACGCGTGAGGAGGCAGCGGTGCTGGGACCGATCGGGCAGGTTTCGCGGACGGTCGCGGATCTCGGCCGGGCGAAGGTCTTCTACGGCGACGTGCTCGGTCTCTCGCATTTATACACATTCGGCGACCTGGCGTTCTTCGACTGCGACGGCATCCGGCTGTTCCTGACCGCCGGCGAGCCGAAGGGTGCGGAGTCGGTGCTGTACTTCCGCGTTCCGGACATCGACGCCGTCTACGACGAGTTGCGTTCGCGGGGTGTGGAGTTCCTGGGCGCGCCGCACCTGATCTTCCGGCACGAGTCGGGGGCGGAGGAGTGGATGGCGTTCTTCACCGACCCGGACGGCCACCCGACGGCGATCATGAGCCAGGTCCCGCCTCGCTAG
- a CDS encoding Tex family protein — MSVSVEQKIAEELGVREGQVKAAVDLLDGGSTVPFIARYRKEVTGMLDDAQLRTLEERLRYLRELEERRLAVLESIRSQGKLDDALEAQILAADTKSRLEDIYLPYKPKRRTKAMIAREAGLEPLADGLLNDPATDPHAAAAVFVDADKGVADAQAALDGARAILVERFAEDADLIGELREKMWGQGHLVAKVRSGKEEEGAKFSDYFDFSEPYTKLPSHRILAMLRGEKEEVLDLTMAPEEPTDEPQVGPTEYEHRIAAKFGIAQQGRPGDKWLGDTVRWAWRTKILLHLGIDLRMRLRQAAEDDAVRVFASNLRDLLLAAPAGTRATMGLDPGFRTGVKVAVVDATGKVVDTHVIYPHQPANKWDQSIAELAALCARHKVELISIGNGTASRETDKLAIELIKKHPSLNLTKAVVSEAGASVYSASAFASQELPSMDVSLRGAVSIARRLQDPLAELVKIDPKSIGVGQYQHDLSEVSLSRSLDAVVEDCVNAVGVDVNTASAPLLTRVSGITTGLAENIVTHRDTNGPFRSRTALKEVARLGPKAFEQCAGFLRIPDGDDPLDSSAVHPEAYPVVRRILSTTGTDLRALIGNTRTLSSLRPGDFVDDTFGLPTVTDILAELDKPGRDPRPAFKTATFAEGVEKISDLKPGMRLEGVVTNVAAFGAFIDVGVHQDGLAHVSALSKNFVKDPREVVKPGDIVKVKVLDVDVPRKRISLTLRLDDEPGAASSRGGERRDRGQGGGQGGGQGGGQRRGGGSGGGDRRGGSGGGGKDRGGNASGSMAEALRRAGFGK; from the coding sequence GTGAGCGTGTCGGTCGAGCAGAAGATCGCCGAAGAACTGGGCGTGCGCGAAGGACAGGTCAAGGCCGCCGTCGACCTGCTCGACGGCGGGTCGACCGTGCCGTTCATCGCGCGCTACCGCAAGGAAGTCACCGGCATGCTCGACGACGCGCAGCTGCGCACGCTCGAGGAACGGCTGCGCTACCTGCGGGAACTCGAGGAGCGACGGCTCGCCGTGCTCGAGTCGATCCGGAGCCAGGGCAAGCTCGACGACGCCCTCGAGGCCCAGATCCTGGCCGCCGACACGAAGTCGCGGCTCGAGGACATCTACCTCCCGTACAAGCCGAAGCGGCGCACGAAGGCCATGATCGCGCGCGAAGCGGGTCTCGAGCCGCTGGCCGACGGCCTGCTCAACGACCCGGCGACCGATCCGCACGCCGCCGCGGCGGTGTTCGTCGACGCCGACAAGGGCGTCGCGGACGCACAGGCCGCCCTCGACGGCGCCCGCGCGATCCTCGTCGAGCGCTTCGCCGAGGACGCCGACCTCATCGGCGAGCTGCGGGAGAAGATGTGGGGCCAGGGGCACCTGGTGGCCAAGGTCCGCTCCGGCAAGGAGGAGGAAGGCGCCAAGTTCTCGGACTACTTCGACTTCTCCGAGCCCTACACCAAGCTCCCCTCGCACCGCATCCTCGCGATGCTTCGCGGCGAGAAGGAGGAGGTCCTCGACCTCACGATGGCGCCCGAGGAGCCCACCGACGAACCCCAGGTCGGGCCGACCGAGTACGAGCACCGCATCGCCGCGAAGTTCGGCATCGCGCAGCAGGGGCGCCCGGGCGACAAGTGGCTCGGCGACACCGTGCGCTGGGCGTGGCGCACCAAGATCCTCCTGCACCTGGGCATCGACCTGCGCATGCGGCTGCGCCAGGCGGCCGAGGACGACGCCGTGCGCGTGTTCGCGTCCAACCTCCGCGACCTGCTGCTCGCCGCGCCGGCCGGCACCCGCGCCACGATGGGCCTCGACCCGGGCTTCCGCACCGGCGTCAAGGTGGCGGTCGTGGACGCGACCGGCAAGGTCGTCGACACCCACGTCATCTACCCGCACCAGCCGGCGAACAAGTGGGACCAGTCGATCGCCGAGCTCGCGGCGCTGTGCGCGCGGCACAAGGTCGAGCTGATCTCGATCGGCAACGGGACGGCGTCGCGCGAGACCGACAAGCTCGCGATCGAGCTGATCAAGAAGCACCCTTCGCTGAACCTGACGAAGGCCGTCGTGTCCGAGGCGGGCGCTTCGGTGTACTCGGCGTCGGCGTTCGCTTCGCAGGAGCTGCCGAGCATGGACGTCTCGCTGCGCGGCGCGGTTTCGATCGCTCGGCGGCTGCAGGACCCGCTGGCCGAGCTGGTGAAGATCGACCCGAAGTCGATCGGCGTCGGGCAGTACCAGCACGACCTGTCCGAGGTCTCGCTGTCGCGCTCGCTCGACGCGGTGGTCGAAGACTGCGTGAACGCGGTCGGCGTGGACGTCAACACCGCGTCCGCGCCGCTGCTGACCCGCGTTTCGGGCATCACGACGGGGCTGGCGGAGAACATCGTGACGCACCGCGACACGAACGGGCCGTTCCGGTCTCGGACCGCGCTGAAGGAGGTCGCGCGGCTCGGCCCGAAGGCGTTCGAGCAGTGCGCGGGCTTCCTGCGCATCCCGGACGGCGACGACCCGCTCGACTCGTCGGCGGTGCACCCGGAGGCGTACCCGGTGGTGCGGCGGATCCTGTCGACGACCGGGACCGACCTGCGCGCGTTGATCGGCAACACGCGGACGCTGTCGTCTCTTCGCCCCGGTGATTTCGTCGACGACACGTTCGGCCTCCCGACGGTGACGGACATCCTGGCGGAGCTGGACAAGCCGGGCCGCGACCCCCGCCCGGCGTTCAAGACGGCGACGTTCGCGGAGGGCGTGGAAAAGATCTCGGACCTCAAGCCGGGCATGCGGCTGGAGGGCGTGGTGACGAACGTGGCGGCGTTCGGCGCGTTCATCGACGTCGGCGTGCACCAGGACGGCCTGGCGCACGTTTCGGCGCTGTCGAAGAACTTTGTGAAGGACCCGCGCGAGGTCGTGAAGCCCGGGGACATCGTGAAGGTGAAGGTCCTCGACGTCGACGTGCCGCGGAAGCGGATTTCGCTGACGCTGCGCCTGGACGACGAGCCGGGAGCCGCGTCTTCGCGCGGCGGCGAGCGGCGTGACCGCGGCCAGGGCGGCGGTCAGGGTGGCGGCCAGGGTGGCGGCCAGCGCCGTGGTGGCGGTAGTGGCGGCGGTGACCGGCGCGGCGGTAGCGGTGGCGGCGGCAAGGACCGCGGCGGCAACGCCAGCGGGTCGATGGCCGAGGCGCTTCGCCGGGCCGGCTTCGGCAAGTAG
- the paaK gene encoding phenylacetate--CoA ligase PaaK — translation MIETDISADELAVLQLERLQWTLKHAYTNVPAYRKKFDAAGVHPGDCKELADLAKFPFTTKQDLRENYPFGMFAVPQDQVRRIHASSGTTGKATVVGYTEQDLDTWATVMARSIHAAGGRPGHKVHVAYGYGLFTGGLGAHYGAEKLGCTVIPASGGMTARQVQLITDFRPEIIMVTPSYMLTLLDEFERQGVDPRSSSLKIGIFGAEPWTEQMRTEIEERLDLDAVDIYGLSEVMGPGVAQECVETKDGLHIWEDHFYPEVIDPYSEEVLGGGETGELVFTSLTKQALPIIRYRTRDLTELNPGTARPAFRRMAKVTGRTDDLIILRGVNVFPTQIEEIVLRTAGLSPHFQLVRSTRGRLDHLTVRVEARHDASGDDRQRAAAELVAAVKDGVGVTVSAEVVDPDTLERSMGKMRRIIDQRETP, via the coding sequence ATGATCGAGACGGACATCAGCGCCGACGAGCTGGCCGTACTGCAGCTCGAGCGTCTGCAATGGACACTCAAGCACGCTTACACGAACGTTCCCGCGTACCGGAAGAAGTTCGACGCGGCCGGCGTCCACCCCGGCGACTGCAAGGAACTCGCCGACCTGGCGAAGTTCCCGTTCACCACCAAGCAGGACCTGCGCGAGAACTACCCGTTCGGGATGTTCGCCGTGCCGCAGGACCAGGTGCGCCGCATCCATGCCTCGAGCGGGACGACCGGCAAGGCCACCGTCGTCGGCTACACCGAGCAGGACCTCGACACCTGGGCGACGGTGATGGCCCGGTCGATCCACGCCGCGGGCGGGCGGCCGGGGCACAAGGTGCACGTCGCCTACGGCTACGGCCTGTTCACCGGCGGCCTCGGCGCGCACTACGGCGCCGAGAAGCTGGGCTGCACCGTGATCCCGGCGTCCGGCGGGATGACCGCGCGGCAGGTGCAGCTGATCACCGACTTCCGGCCCGAGATCATCATGGTCACGCCGTCGTACATGCTGACGCTGCTCGACGAGTTCGAACGACAGGGCGTCGACCCGCGTTCTTCTTCCCTGAAGATCGGCATCTTCGGCGCCGAGCCGTGGACCGAGCAGATGCGCACCGAGATCGAGGAGCGCCTGGACCTCGACGCCGTCGACATCTACGGGCTGTCCGAGGTGATGGGCCCGGGCGTCGCGCAGGAGTGCGTCGAGACGAAGGACGGCCTGCACATCTGGGAGGACCACTTCTACCCCGAGGTGATCGACCCGTACTCCGAGGAGGTCCTGGGCGGCGGCGAGACCGGCGAGCTGGTGTTCACGTCGCTGACCAAGCAGGCGCTGCCGATCATCCGCTACCGCACCCGCGACCTGACCGAGCTGAACCCGGGGACCGCGCGGCCGGCGTTCCGGCGGATGGCCAAGGTCACCGGCCGCACCGACGACCTGATCATCCTGCGCGGGGTCAACGTCTTCCCGACGCAGATCGAGGAGATCGTGCTGCGGACCGCCGGGCTGAGCCCGCACTTCCAGCTCGTCCGGTCCACGCGGGGACGGCTCGACCACCTGACCGTGCGGGTGGAGGCACGTCACGACGCTTCCGGCGACGACCGGCAGCGCGCGGCCGCCGAGCTGGTCGCCGCCGTGAAGGACGGCGTCGGCGTCACGGTGTCGGCGGAGGTCGTGGACCCCGACACCCTCGAGCGGTCCATGGGGAAGATGCGGCGGATCATCGACCAGCGGGAGACGCCGTGA
- a CDS encoding AraC family transcriptional regulator: protein MAELAAPAVGDWDFPRGTASIELMTRFAAERGLPAGQLLAATTLSPELLADPAVQVDARQELAVVRALAGLDGSDATALELGRRYRVSTFGIFGFACISSPTLRDAMLFALRYFDLSFAFCIPHVELRDDRLTLELDDSRVPADVARFLVLRDLAAIFTVMRDLLPEITLEDLGFRHDPSAMDAYETTFGLRPRFGADACRATLDPALLTRPLPQANDQTVALCAAQCDALVARRRQRSGISQQVRERLVRLGGVDAGMDEIARRLSLSTRTLRRRLTEAGTSYRALVDEVRHTLAEELLDTGALSVEDVAYRLGYAEASSFIHAFKRWTGLTPAAFARRFRAARQAPPGR from the coding sequence ATGGCCGAGCTCGCCGCGCCCGCCGTCGGGGACTGGGACTTCCCCCGCGGCACCGCGAGCATCGAGCTGATGACCCGGTTCGCCGCCGAACGCGGCCTCCCCGCCGGGCAGCTGCTCGCCGCGACGACGCTCTCGCCGGAGCTCCTCGCCGACCCGGCCGTCCAGGTCGACGCGCGTCAGGAGCTGGCCGTCGTCCGCGCGCTGGCCGGACTGGACGGTTCGGACGCGACGGCGCTGGAGCTCGGGCGCCGCTACCGCGTCAGCACCTTCGGCATCTTCGGCTTCGCCTGCATCAGCAGCCCGACGCTGCGCGACGCGATGCTGTTCGCCCTGCGCTACTTCGACCTCAGCTTCGCCTTTTGCATCCCGCACGTCGAGCTGCGGGACGACCGGCTGACGCTGGAGCTCGACGACAGCCGCGTGCCCGCCGACGTCGCCCGCTTCCTCGTGCTGCGCGACCTGGCCGCGATTTTCACCGTCATGCGCGACCTGCTGCCCGAGATCACGCTGGAGGACCTGGGGTTCCGGCACGATCCGTCCGCAATGGACGCCTACGAGACGACGTTCGGGCTGCGGCCCCGGTTCGGCGCCGACGCCTGCCGCGCGACGCTCGACCCGGCGCTGCTGACCCGGCCGCTGCCGCAGGCCAACGACCAGACCGTCGCCCTGTGCGCCGCTCAGTGCGACGCGCTCGTCGCGCGCCGGCGGCAGCGTTCGGGGATCTCCCAGCAGGTCAGGGAACGCCTGGTCCGGCTCGGGGGCGTCGACGCCGGGATGGACGAGATCGCCCGCCGGCTTTCGCTCAGCACGCGGACCTTGCGCCGCCGCCTGACCGAAGCCGGCACGAGCTACCGCGCGCTGGTCGACGAGGTGCGTCACACGCTCGCCGAAGAGCTGCTCGACACGGGCGCGCTGTCGGTCGAGGACGTCGCCTACCGGCTCGGGTACGCCGAGGCGTCGAGCTTCATCCACGCGTTCAAGCGCTGGACCGGGCTGACGCCGGCGGCGTTCGCCCGTCGCTTCCGCGCCGCTCGGCAAGCACCGCCGGGTAGGTGA
- a CDS encoding TetR/AcrR family transcriptional regulator: MTTPRRGRPGYDLESLLQVAVKLFNERGYDGTSMEDLSRKLGITKSAIYHHVPSKEELLRLAVDRALDGLFEVASETARLDGRAIDRLEHLVRGSVLVLADRLPFVTLLLRVRGNTKVERAALARRREFDRLVTDLVKQAEAEGDVRPDVDPAVTARLVFGMVNSLVEWYKPRRGSAAAEVADAVCKVAFEGLRTGS; this comes from the coding sequence GTGACGACACCGCGCCGCGGGCGCCCCGGCTACGACCTCGAATCACTGCTGCAGGTGGCGGTGAAGCTGTTCAACGAGCGCGGCTACGACGGCACGAGCATGGAGGACCTCTCCCGCAAGCTCGGCATCACGAAGTCGGCGATCTACCACCACGTGCCCAGCAAAGAGGAACTGCTGCGGCTGGCGGTCGACCGGGCTCTGGACGGGCTGTTCGAGGTCGCGTCCGAGACGGCCCGGCTCGACGGGCGCGCGATCGACCGGCTGGAGCACCTGGTGCGCGGCAGCGTGCTGGTGCTCGCCGACCGCCTGCCGTTCGTGACGCTGCTGCTTCGCGTGCGCGGCAACACGAAGGTGGAGCGGGCGGCACTGGCGCGACGGCGCGAATTCGACCGCCTGGTGACGGACCTGGTGAAGCAGGCCGAAGCGGAGGGCGACGTCCGCCCCGACGTCGATCCGGCGGTGACCGCGCGGCTGGTCTTCGGCATGGTCAACTCGCTGGTCGAGTGGTACAAGCCGCGGCGCGGATCGGCGGCGGCCGAGGTCGCGGACGCGGTCTGCAAGGTGGCGTTCGAGGGCCTGCGCACCGGCTCCTGA
- a CDS encoding TetR/AcrR family transcriptional regulator, whose product MTSGTRPRRRRLEPAERRAEILAAARHLFGAGSYASVSTSDIAEAAGVARPLINHYFGGKRELYLEVVRQMMIVPAPVTEALPDTTMEQRLAIGVERWIEVVDRNRDAWLTVIGPEAAGRDPEIERIMLEADEIAADRVLEAALMTGVTEGREELRAMIRSFGGMLRAASREWLIRGTLDRAALRTFLTDSILNLLKVTYPAVLAERRGSDGRTPPASARSSA is encoded by the coding sequence ATGACCAGTGGGACCCGGCCGCGGCGCCGCCGGCTCGAACCGGCCGAGCGGCGCGCGGAGATCCTCGCCGCGGCCCGGCACCTGTTCGGCGCCGGCAGCTACGCGTCGGTGTCCACTTCGGACATCGCCGAGGCGGCCGGGGTGGCGCGCCCGCTGATCAACCACTACTTCGGCGGGAAGCGCGAGCTGTACCTGGAAGTGGTGCGGCAGATGATGATCGTGCCCGCGCCGGTCACCGAAGCGCTGCCGGACACCACGATGGAGCAGCGCCTGGCGATCGGCGTCGAACGGTGGATCGAAGTCGTCGACCGCAACCGCGACGCGTGGCTGACCGTGATCGGGCCGGAGGCGGCCGGGCGCGACCCCGAGATCGAGCGGATCATGCTGGAGGCCGACGAGATCGCGGCCGACCGGGTTCTGGAAGCCGCCCTGATGACCGGCGTGACCGAGGGGCGCGAAGAGCTGCGCGCGATGATCCGGTCGTTCGGCGGGATGCTGCGGGCGGCGTCGCGCGAATGGCTGATCCGCGGCACACTGGACCGCGCGGCGCTGCGCACCTTCCTCACCGATTCGATCCTCAACCTGCTCAAGGTCACCTACCCGGCGGTGCTTGCCGAGCGGCGCGGAAGCGACGGGCGAACGCCGCCGGCGTCAGCCCGGTCCAGCGCTTGA